Proteins found in one Magnolia sinica isolate HGM2019 chromosome 5, MsV1, whole genome shotgun sequence genomic segment:
- the LOC131246443 gene encoding uncharacterized protein LOC131246443, with amino-acid sequence MLLSFSYLTLFLLISSVHSIPSDAATESTFSNIYDVLRSHGLPIGLLPKGVTNFTLEENGRFEVFLEQACDAKFENVVRYERNVSGTLSYGQIGALSGISAQELFLWFPVKGIRVDIPSSGLIYFDVGVIYKQFSLSLFETPPTCKAVDQVGSSDLDLLQEGWALAQRVAKSQSGSLRYKMDQGLQRAVV; translated from the coding sequence atgcttctctctttctcctatcTAACCCTCTTTCTATTGATCTCATCCGTCCATTCGATCCCATCAGATGCGGCCACAGAATCTACGTTCAGCAACATCTACGACGTCCTCCGATCGCACGGCCTGCCGATCGGCCTCCTTCCAAAGGGCGTGACGAATTTCACACTGGAGGAGAACGGACGGTTCGAGGTCTTCCTGGAACAGGCCTGCGATGCGAAGTTCGAGAACGTGGTCCGATACGAACGGAACGTATCGGGCACCCTCAGCTACGGCCAGATCGGAGCTCTTTCCGGCATCTCGGCGCAGGAGCTTTTCCTTTGGTTCCCCGTCAAGGGCATTCGTGTCGATATCCCTAGCTCTGGGCTTATCTACTTTGATGTTGGCGTCATCTACAAGCAATTCTCACTGTCATTGTTTGAGACGCCGCCGACATGTAAGGCCGTCGATCAGGTCGGATCGTCCGATCTCGATCTGCTCCAGGAGGGCTGGGCGTTGGCCCAACGCGTCGCCAAg